In the uncultured Methanolobus sp. genome, one interval contains:
- the nikB gene encoding nickel ABC transporter permease, translating into MLKYISKRIFLVFFVILGVTMVTFCTMHFAPGDPEEVIAIARYGEDLTQEQIDWVKVTEGFDAPVYVQYLKWLDHVLHLDLGQSLVTSDNVLEEIITRFPATMLLAFSSLLISLTIAIPAGIIGAIKKNTIIGQLFMTGSLIGVSIPNFWLGLLLIWLFAYTLRLLPSYGYGGFSHLVLPAVTLGTSMAAITTRLTRSSMLDVLNQEYIVTAKAKGLDNRTIILKHALKNAMLPIITFAGMQLGFLLGGSVIVETIFSWPGIGKLLVDSIYARDFSMVQGCVLIIGITFALTNLVVDIAYAFLDPRIRYE; encoded by the coding sequence ATGCTGAAATACATCTCTAAAAGAATATTTCTCGTTTTTTTTGTAATTCTGGGGGTTACTATGGTAACTTTCTGTACAATGCATTTCGCACCAGGAGACCCGGAGGAAGTCATTGCGATTGCCAGATACGGGGAGGACCTTACACAGGAACAAATAGATTGGGTAAAGGTTACCGAAGGATTTGATGCGCCTGTCTATGTCCAATATCTGAAATGGCTGGACCATGTGCTGCATCTTGATCTCGGGCAATCGCTTGTGACATCAGACAACGTACTGGAAGAGATTATCACAAGATTTCCTGCCACAATGTTACTGGCATTTTCAAGCCTTCTTATATCACTGACGATTGCCATTCCTGCGGGAATTATCGGTGCCATTAAAAAAAATACAATAATAGGCCAGCTCTTTATGACAGGTTCACTGATAGGTGTGTCAATTCCTAATTTCTGGCTGGGATTGTTACTGATATGGTTATTTGCATATACGCTTCGCCTGTTGCCAAGTTATGGTTATGGGGGATTCAGTCATCTTGTTCTTCCGGCAGTTACGCTGGGAACATCCATGGCTGCCATCACAACCCGCCTGACACGTTCCAGTATGCTGGATGTACTCAACCAGGAATATATTGTAACAGCAAAGGCAAAAGGACTGGATAACAGGACAATAATACTGAAGCATGCATTGAAAAATGCAATGCTGCCGATAATCACATTTGCAGGAATGCAGCTTGGTTTCCTACTTGGTGGAAGTGTAATCGTTGAAACAATCTTTTCCTGGCCTGGAATTGGAAAATTGCTTGTGGATTCAATATATGCCAGGGATTTTTCTATGGTGCAGGGTTGTGTGCTGATTATCGGTATTACATTTGCACTCACCAATCTTGTAGTAGACATTGCATACGCATTCCTTGATCCGAGGATAAGATATGAATAA
- a CDS encoding transposase, translating to MAKKVMMYGGVQFEDSIENYLNRESASICQFLHFLCIEDISQYLERTVYANKSWHYKYNISSMIKLFIVMCFRQLSYEKTVASLTEEEAILLAFCDNNGVVKLPSSKTLHNFVKYRLGEDGITEIMMLVGERILKLAQIKEAKIDSTPLEASRYDKYADYNPHYKCKMDKAHITMVGTYPVFMTHTNGKAGDTHELIKHIQALKKMNADIDMYSADTGYKAFKNHADIWYHLNARPVIAYPKNAVISKEGEMDKIDHWVNKMWFLGGNILASTEEKLKFLYEIGMSKQVGMNLRNQNMRDESFYELYKKRGECESKHGHIKDVVKFDIRRIRAESRKLYSLLNFVAYQLLVLTEIQNGFEKRNSFGSFY from the coding sequence ATGGCTAAAAAAGTAATGATGTATGGAGGAGTCCAATTTGAGGACTCTATTGAAAACTATCTGAACAGGGAAAGCGCCTCAATTTGCCAATTCCTGCACTTTCTCTGCATAGAAGATATTTCACAGTACTTAGAGCGTACTGTGTATGCCAACAAAAGTTGGCATTACAAATATAACATTTCCTCAATGATAAAACTCTTCATTGTTATGTGTTTCAGGCAGTTATCTTATGAGAAAACTGTCGCCTCATTAACAGAAGAAGAGGCAATACTACTCGCTTTTTGCGATAACAATGGTGTTGTAAAACTTCCTTCATCAAAGACCTTACATAATTTTGTAAAATATCGATTAGGAGAAGATGGAATAACTGAAATAATGATGTTAGTTGGAGAAAGAATCCTTAAACTTGCTCAAATAAAAGAAGCTAAGATCGATTCAACTCCGCTTGAAGCTTCAAGATACGATAAATATGCGGATTATAATCCTCATTACAAATGCAAGATGGACAAAGCTCATATCACGATGGTAGGAACTTATCCCGTGTTCATGACACATACAAATGGCAAAGCAGGAGATACTCATGAACTCATCAAACACATTCAAGCATTGAAGAAAATGAATGCTGATATTGACATGTATTCTGCAGATACGGGTTATAAAGCATTCAAGAATCATGCAGATATCTGGTATCATTTGAATGCAAGGCCAGTTATTGCATATCCAAAAAATGCTGTGATCAGCAAAGAGGGCGAAATGGACAAAATCGATCATTGGGTAAATAAAATGTGGTTTCTGGGTGGGAATATACTTGCAAGTACTGAAGAAAAACTAAAATTCCTATATGAGATTGGAATGTCTAAACAGGTTGGGATGAACTTACGTAATCAAAATATGAGGGATGAATCGTTCTATGAGCTATACAAGAAAAGAGGAGAATGCGAATCAAAGCACGGACACATTAAAGATGTAGTCAAGTTCGATATAAGAAGAATCAGAGCAGAGAGTAGAAAGCTCTACTCTCTGCTGAATTTTGTAGCGTATCAGTTACTTGTACTTACAGAAATACAGAATGGGTTTGAGAAAAGAAATTCATTTGGAAGCTTTTATTGA
- a CDS encoding class I SAM-dependent methyltransferase, producing the protein MIKKDTIDWNEIWKEQTLLQNQSQHGIDCASIWKNKESAQLFLKMFENDGNKLIRKTIDELPLTPESRILDIGSGPGTLAIPLSEIVTHITAVEPSEGMLNALKERIAEDGINNIDCVNKRWEDIETGADIESSYDIVIASYSLGMPDIREAIRKMEEVSSKYVCLYWFAGDASWDINYKALWPALHGTEYYPSPKCNVLYNVLYDMGIYPNMTVFPFEHIHRFSSEGDAVEHFKSYYKVSEENQVEILRNYLKDHLEIDNNSVILRAMNTRVKLWWEKGDLNYGN; encoded by the coding sequence ATGATAAAGAAGGACACGATTGATTGGAACGAAATATGGAAAGAGCAAACATTACTCCAGAATCAATCACAGCATGGGATTGATTGTGCTTCCATCTGGAAAAACAAAGAAAGTGCACAATTATTTCTAAAAATGTTCGAAAATGATGGAAATAAACTAATCCGAAAAACTATCGATGAACTCCCATTAACTCCTGAGTCCCGTATTTTGGACATAGGATCCGGGCCAGGTACACTTGCAATCCCGCTTTCTGAAATTGTTACTCATATAACAGCAGTGGAACCATCTGAAGGGATGCTAAATGCATTAAAAGAAAGAATTGCCGAGGATGGAATAAATAACATTGATTGTGTAAACAAACGCTGGGAAGATATTGAAACCGGTGCGGATATTGAGTCTTCCTACGATATCGTGATAGCTTCTTATTCACTTGGAATGCCTGATATAAGAGAAGCCATCAGGAAAATGGAAGAAGTATCTTCAAAATATGTATGTCTTTACTGGTTTGCAGGGGATGCATCATGGGACATCAATTACAAAGCCCTCTGGCCTGCTCTTCATGGAACAGAGTATTACCCTTCACCGAAATGTAATGTTCTCTACAATGTCCTTTATGATATGGGAATTTACCCCAATATGACTGTTTTTCCATTTGAGCACATTCATCGTTTCTCATCTGAAGGCGATGCAGTTGAGCACTTCAAATCATATTACAAAGTTTCTGAGGAAAATCAGGTAGAAATCCTCAGGAATTATCTTAAAGATCATCTTGAAATCGACAACAACTCCGTTATTCTGAGAGCTATGAATACCAGGGTAAAGCTCTGGTGGGAAAAAGGAGATCTCAATTATGGCAATTAA
- a CDS encoding diphthine--ammonia ligase produces the protein MCSITGFFNNDNSMEHALSSLEITKNRGLDGIGICTAGKVFRAENVNSLGINSETTERNVLGHRLHSMVNFVLQPLIHKGRIIANCEIYNWKELAVKYKIQAENDTDLLIQLIEKKAENDNSNMMQLIDEVLREVIGVYAIAYWMDDTVYVARDIVGLKPVWYALSAGFAFCSEKKALAKNGFADIKELNPREILAYNIETGTLEKFNRNFFSITPEHEGSMDEIEVKMQQVLEDAVSIRMPEEKFGILFSGGLDSTIIACLCKLMGKKPGIDFTCYTAGLAGVQLPPDVEYAKKMADELGLDLKIKIIDLDEVEEYLKDVVPLVEDSNVPKVGVALTMYAACVAAREDGIRVVFSGSGADEIFAGYDRHKRSTDISRDCYADVLKIYEKNTYRDDVVSMNNNIELRVPYLDKKFVDYCLKIPPEYKINEEQNKLILRMLAEKIGIPAEVSQRKKQAAQYGSRFDKAIGKLAKKAGCKTKTDYLKQFYGQPNLKLGVLFSSGKDSNYAMHVMQQQNYSIECLITIKSQNPDSYMFHTPNIDLARLQAEAMELPLIEELTMGEKEKELDDMKNAIIRAKEEFGIEGVITGALYSNYQRERIEKVCDGLGLKVFSPLWHIDQEKEMRQLLDLGFEFVFSSIAAYGLNKSWVGRVIEEKDIDKLVRLNEKIGLNVAGEGGEFESFVMDGPMYKKKIEIRDFEIFELDEYTAKVAITDAVLVDKE, from the coding sequence ATGTGCTCAATTACAGGCTTTTTTAACAATGATAATTCAATGGAACATGCACTGAGTTCCCTTGAGATCACAAAAAACAGAGGACTCGATGGAATTGGAATCTGCACTGCTGGAAAAGTATTCCGTGCAGAAAATGTAAATTCACTTGGAATAAACAGTGAAACCACGGAGAGAAATGTTCTGGGACACAGGCTGCACTCCATGGTCAACTTCGTTCTACAGCCACTTATCCACAAAGGCAGGATTATTGCTAATTGTGAGATCTATAACTGGAAAGAGCTTGCTGTGAAATATAAGATACAGGCTGAAAATGATACTGACCTGCTGATTCAACTTATAGAAAAAAAAGCTGAAAATGATAATAGCAACATGATGCAACTCATAGATGAGGTGCTCCGTGAGGTAATCGGAGTATATGCAATTGCCTACTGGATGGATGATACGGTTTACGTTGCAAGGGACATTGTTGGCCTTAAGCCAGTCTGGTACGCCCTTTCCGCTGGCTTTGCATTTTGCTCTGAAAAAAAAGCACTTGCAAAGAATGGGTTTGCGGATATAAAGGAACTTAATCCAAGGGAAATACTAGCCTATAACATTGAAACAGGAACACTTGAAAAATTCAACAGGAATTTCTTTTCCATTACACCGGAACACGAAGGCAGCATGGATGAAATTGAAGTGAAAATGCAGCAGGTTCTGGAAGATGCTGTTTCCATACGCATGCCGGAAGAGAAATTCGGTATCCTTTTTTCAGGAGGACTTGATTCCACAATAATCGCCTGTCTGTGCAAACTTATGGGCAAAAAACCGGGAATTGATTTTACATGCTATACTGCAGGTCTTGCAGGAGTACAGCTTCCACCTGATGTGGAATATGCAAAAAAAATGGCTGATGAACTCGGACTCGACCTGAAGATCAAAATCATAGACCTTGACGAAGTGGAAGAATATCTCAAAGATGTTGTCCCTCTTGTTGAAGATAGCAACGTACCAAAAGTTGGTGTTGCTCTCACCATGTATGCAGCATGTGTGGCTGCAAGGGAAGATGGCATCAGGGTGGTGTTCTCAGGTTCAGGAGCCGACGAAATTTTTGCAGGTTATGATCGTCATAAACGTTCAACTGACATCAGCAGGGATTGTTATGCAGATGTCCTGAAGATCTATGAGAAGAACACCTATCGCGACGATGTTGTTTCAATGAACAACAACATTGAGCTTCGTGTTCCTTATCTTGATAAGAAGTTTGTGGACTATTGCCTGAAAATCCCACCTGAATACAAGATTAATGAAGAGCAGAACAAACTCATACTCCGCATGCTTGCTGAAAAGATCGGAATTCCTGCCGAAGTCAGCCAGCGCAAAAAACAGGCAGCTCAGTATGGAAGTCGCTTTGACAAAGCAATTGGTAAACTTGCAAAGAAAGCAGGATGCAAAACAAAGACTGACTACCTGAAACAGTTCTATGGACAGCCAAACCTCAAACTTGGAGTGCTTTTCAGTTCAGGAAAGGACAGTAATTATGCAATGCATGTGATGCAGCAACAAAACTATTCCATTGAATGCCTTATCACCATCAAAAGCCAGAATCCTGATTCTTATATGTTCCATACTCCAAACATTGACCTTGCACGCCTTCAGGCAGAAGCAATGGAACTTCCTCTTATTGAAGAACTCACCATGGGTGAAAAGGAGAAAGAACTGGACGACATGAAAAATGCTATTATCCGTGCAAAGGAAGAATTCGGTATTGAAGGTGTCATCACAGGCGCCCTTTATTCAAACTACCAGCGTGAGAGGATCGAGAAAGTTTGTGACGGACTCGGGCTTAAGGTATTTTCACCTCTTTGGCACATCGATCAGGAGAAGGAGATGAGACAGCTCCTTGACCTTGGATTTGAGTTCGTCTTCAGCAGCATTGCAGCTTATGGCCTGAATAAGAGCTGGGTTGGGCGTGTTATTGAAGAGAAGGACATTGATAAACTTGTCAGGCTCAACGAGAAGATAGGTCTCAATGTTGCCGGTGAAGGCGGGGAGTTTGAGAGTTTTGTCATGGACGGGCCAATGTATAAGAAGAAGATAGAAATCCGTGACTTTGAGATATTTGAACTTGATGAGTACACGGCAAAAGTTGCTATAACGGATGCCGTGCTTGTGGATAAAGAGTGA
- the nikC gene encoding nickel transporter permease → MNKSGRQYKNKAFNRSRLPEALMQNRTAVFGGILILMLTLVAVLAPYISLHDPLEQNRGNRLSSPSFEYPFGTDNLGRCVFSRIILGTRYSLGIGILVVAISSFIGTTLGMVSGYNRGIIDEAIMRFVDIVLAFPSIILALVIAGALGPSLSNVIIALALTHWPAYTRLVRGIAFSLREKEFVEAAKALRASDIYIMRRHIFPNCINPIIVLATLDIANAIIFATALSFLGLGIQSPTPEWGSMLKAGIPFMRTAPLLTIFPGIAIMTIVLAFNFLGDGLRDMFDPRGNELMLVNE, encoded by the coding sequence ATGAATAAATCTGGCAGACAATACAAGAACAAAGCATTCAACAGATCACGCCTTCCGGAAGCTCTTATGCAGAACAGAACTGCAGTTTTTGGTGGTATACTAATACTTATGCTGACATTGGTTGCTGTTCTTGCACCTTATATCAGCCTGCATGATCCGCTTGAGCAAAATCGGGGAAACAGATTGTCATCCCCTTCTTTTGAGTATCCTTTCGGTACGGATAATCTGGGTAGATGTGTTTTTTCAAGAATAATCCTCGGTACCAGATATTCGCTTGGAATAGGGATACTGGTAGTTGCTATATCATCTTTTATAGGTACTACCCTGGGTATGGTTTCAGGCTACAATCGGGGAATTATTGATGAAGCCATAATGAGATTTGTGGATATAGTGCTGGCATTCCCAAGTATAATACTTGCTCTGGTAATTGCCGGTGCCCTTGGTCCAAGCTTATCGAATGTAATAATTGCTCTTGCCCTGACTCACTGGCCAGCTTATACAAGGCTTGTTAGAGGAATAGCATTTTCACTGAGGGAAAAGGAATTTGTTGAAGCTGCAAAAGCTTTGAGAGCTTCTGATATCTATATTATGCGTCGTCATATATTTCCGAACTGCATCAATCCTATCATAGTGCTTGCAACACTTGACATTGCAAATGCAATTATCTTTGCAACAGCCCTGAGCTTCCTTGGTCTCGGAATCCAGTCCCCTACTCCGGAATGGGGGTCAATGCTCAAAGCAGGAATTCCTTTTATGCGGACAGCACCGCTTCTGACGATATTTCCCGGAATTGCCATAATGACAATTGTTCTTGCCTTCAATTTTTTAGGTGATGGACTACGAGATATGTTTGATCCAAGAGGAAACGAATTGATGCTGGTGAATGAATGA
- the nikR gene encoding nickel-responsive transcriptional regulator NikR codes for MEPELTRIGVSMPENILTKFDTIIKQRGYSSRSEGIRDTLRTYINYHEWMNVIHGRRFATITLMYDYTKRGLADALTEIKQDYYSIIKSSIHMHIEDNLFLEVLILDGEGEDIKVVAERAIALKGVNYVKLNTAIPSETIS; via the coding sequence ATGGAACCGGAACTAACCCGTATAGGCGTTTCAATGCCTGAAAATATTCTGACAAAATTTGATACCATTATTAAACAAAGAGGCTATTCCTCCCGTTCAGAAGGTATAAGGGATACGCTGCGAACTTATATTAACTATCATGAATGGATGAATGTCATACATGGAAGGCGTTTTGCGACTATCACATTGATGTATGATTATACAAAACGCGGACTTGCAGACGCCCTGACTGAAATAAAACAGGATTACTATTCAATTATTAAGTCATCAATTCATATGCATATTGAAGACAACCTGTTTTTGGAAGTTCTTATATTAGATGGCGAAGGTGAAGACATTAAAGTAGTAGCTGAAAGGGCCATTGCACTAAAAGGAGTCAATTATGTTAAACTAAATACGGCTATTCCTTCGGAAACAATAAGTTAA
- a CDS encoding IS1 family transposase (programmed frameshift), whose amino-acid sequence MNCPRCKSSDSTKNGIVGGRQRYRCSGCGYNYTVEKKSTAYPESVKKQALQLYLEGLGFRSIGRFLNVSHVTVQNWIKQFGSELEELKSQKEISVVELDEMHTYIGNKKYCWIWIAVDRDGKKFIDCSFGSRGTETGEKLWDKLKEKEIGEVMTDHWRAYAEFLPKEIHTQSKAETYTVEGYNSIFRHFLARLRRKSKCYTKSIEMLKYSIILLMKYRNNEISIFN is encoded by the exons ATGAATTGCCCAAGATGTAAAAGTTCCGATTCCACAAAGAATGGCATAGTTGGTGGACGTCAGCGTTACAGGTGCTCCGGGTGTGGATATAATTATACTGTCGAAAAGAAATCAACAGCATACCCTGAGTCTGTGAAAAAACAAGCTTTACAATTATACCTTGAAGGACTAGGATTTCGTTCAATTGGACGTTTTCTAAATGTTAGCCATGTTACCGTGCAAAACTGGATCAAGCAATTTGGCAGTGAATTAGAGGAACTAAAAAGTCAAAAAGAGATCTCTGTCGTAGAATTAGATGAGATGCACACATACATCGGGAATAAAAAA TACTGCTGGATCTGGATTGCTGTTGATAGAGATGGGAAAAAATTCATCGACTGCTCTTTTGGTAGTAGGGGAACAGAAACAGGCGAAAAACTCTGGGATAAGTTAAAGGAAAAAGAGATTGGAGAAGTGATGACTGATCACTGGAGAGCATATGCAGAGTTCCTTCCGAAGGAGATTCATACTCAATCAAAAGCAGAAACTTATACTGTTGAAGGTTACAACAGTATATTCAGGCATTTTCTGGCAAGGTTAAGAAGGAAGTCAAAGTGCTATACAAAGAGCATTGAAATGCTAAAGTATTCGATCATTCTTTTAATGAAATACAGAAATAACGAGATATCTATATTTAATTAA
- a CDS encoding peptidylprolyl isomerase codes for MAIENGDFIKINYTGKFNEGQIFDTTDEQLAKDNGIFNPRGVYGGDIVIVGSGHTIKGLDEDFVGKEVGYSGTITIAPEMAFGPHNPALVETVSVTKIKDQLEDQRPYPGMPVELNGKRGVISQIIGRRVRVDMNHALAGKEVEYEYTIEEKIEDKVAKAQGLLSLYTGMPEIEVEVTDDLIRIYTPIELGFNQRWLVSKMTIASELIDKLDIPSLEFVERHPYVPETVEEAPEATEAPAEDEEAEAEEE; via the coding sequence TTGGCAATCGAGAATGGAGATTTTATAAAGATAAACTATACCGGTAAGTTCAATGAAGGGCAGATCTTTGACACTACCGATGAACAGCTTGCAAAAGACAACGGCATTTTCAATCCACGTGGTGTTTACGGTGGAGATATTGTAATTGTTGGCTCAGGCCACACAATCAAAGGTCTTGATGAGGATTTCGTTGGAAAGGAAGTAGGATACTCCGGTACGATCACAATTGCACCTGAGATGGCATTCGGCCCACACAATCCTGCTCTTGTTGAGACAGTTTCAGTTACAAAGATCAAGGACCAGCTTGAAGACCAGAGACCATATCCCGGAATGCCTGTTGAGCTCAACGGCAAGCGTGGTGTAATTTCCCAGATTATCGGCCGTAGAGTACGTGTAGACATGAACCATGCTCTTGCAGGTAAGGAAGTCGAATACGAGTACACAATCGAAGAGAAGATCGAGGACAAAGTTGCCAAGGCACAGGGTCTGCTTTCACTCTACACCGGCATGCCAGAGATCGAGGTTGAGGTTACAGATGACCTTATCAGAATCTACACTCCAATCGAGCTTGGCTTTAACCAGAGATGGCTTGTGTCCAAGATGACAATTGCAAGTGAGCTTATCGACAAACTCGATATTCCAAGCCTGGAATTTGTCGAGAGGCACCCATATGTCCCTGAGACAGTTGAAGAAGCTCCTGAGGCAACCGAAGCTCCTGCAGAGGACGAAGAGGCTGAAGCCGAAGAGGAATAA
- a CDS encoding DUF6326 family protein: MNYLYCDVVALMDTNLLNQFLAGTVAGMEITQEFLLAASVLMEIPIAMVLLFRILNDRVNRLANIIAGLIMTLVQIATLLDSATNYYIFFSIIEIATTLVILIIALKWNETESLSS, translated from the coding sequence TTGAACTATCTTTATTGTGACGTAGTCGCATTGATGGATACAAATTTACTCAACCAGTTTTTAGCAGGCACAGTTGCCGGAATGGAAATCACACAGGAGTTCCTGCTGGCTGCATCTGTATTAATGGAGATACCAATTGCAATGGTACTGTTATTCCGCATATTGAATGACAGGGTAAACAGGCTGGCCAACATAATTGCCGGTCTCATAATGACGTTAGTACAGATAGCCACACTTTTAGATTCAGCCACGAATTACTACATATTCTTCAGCATTATAGAAATTGCAACCACACTCGTAATTCTAATTATTGCACTTAAGTGGAACGAGACTGAATCTCTTTCGTCATAA
- a CDS encoding ABC transporter substrate-binding protein, protein MAINKKRINLNALITCILIAAFLLISGCVDSEEEATTTELTVGISTDVNNWYLSQFPDGDGRFVWSQVYETLVRLDTDLNIEPGLAESWETPDNGTTWIFHLRENVHFHDGTPLTADAVVFSYSDASYVKKMGALRALKSVEAVNDTTVKFVLAKQMSLPFYLTHVAWPVMSPSCVDDDGNFISPIGTGPFKFENQITDQEIVLVRNDDYWGEKSALDSVIFKVIPEATTRVMALETGEIDMAIKLPEYDVSRLEEENNIEVYRTLTTFTDFLQFNCNNGVFEDKEVRKAVAYTIDTEEMVDTVLEGIGMAAQGRAFTPIMMYSNPDLELYEPDVEKAKEILADDGWSDSDNDGTLDKDGEPLTVSLIVGKGVWASRHTTMAETIQGSLQEIGMHVDIKVLESAATTSLENDGDFDMLLRTGYFVWGPYPRHFFVHQSSSPYSHYNNSEYDVLANAADSTVDEDKQQELYYQLQEMVLEEVPAFYLVHEEKIVAANSYVKGYEITSEDPWLNLNGVYVEKEQ, encoded by the coding sequence ATGGCAATTAATAAAAAAAGAATAAATCTGAATGCTTTGATAACATGTATTCTAATAGCAGCTTTCCTGTTGATATCCGGTTGTGTGGACTCTGAGGAGGAAGCAACTACTACCGAACTTACAGTAGGCATTAGTACCGATGTGAACAACTGGTACCTTAGTCAGTTCCCTGATGGTGACGGCAGGTTTGTGTGGTCACAGGTATATGAGACACTGGTCCGTCTGGACACTGACCTGAATATAGAACCAGGATTAGCTGAATCATGGGAAACACCTGACAACGGTACGACCTGGATATTCCATCTGCGGGAAAATGTGCACTTCCACGATGGTACACCGTTGACTGCGGATGCTGTTGTGTTTTCCTATAGTGATGCATCTTATGTTAAAAAAATGGGTGCATTAAGAGCCCTGAAGTCCGTAGAAGCTGTAAATGATACTACAGTGAAATTCGTACTGGCTAAACAGATGTCACTTCCATTTTATCTTACACATGTCGCATGGCCTGTTATGAGCCCGAGTTGTGTCGATGATGATGGTAATTTCATATCGCCAATCGGAACCGGGCCATTCAAGTTTGAGAACCAGATCACTGATCAGGAAATAGTACTTGTAAGAAATGATGACTACTGGGGAGAAAAATCCGCACTTGACAGTGTCATATTTAAAGTAATACCTGAGGCTACTACCCGTGTCATGGCCCTTGAAACAGGAGAAATAGACATGGCTATCAAGCTGCCGGAATACGATGTTTCAAGGCTCGAAGAGGAAAATAATATTGAAGTCTACAGGACACTTACCACTTTCACCGATTTCCTGCAGTTTAATTGTAATAATGGTGTTTTCGAAGACAAAGAAGTCAGAAAAGCAGTAGCATATACAATAGACACTGAAGAAATGGTAGACACAGTCCTTGAGGGAATTGGAATGGCAGCACAGGGTAGAGCATTTACCCCAATAATGATGTATTCTAATCCTGATCTGGAATTGTATGAGCCAGATGTTGAAAAAGCCAAAGAGATACTGGCAGATGACGGATGGTCAGACTCTGACAATGATGGAACCCTGGACAAAGACGGTGAACCACTTACAGTGTCACTCATTGTTGGAAAAGGCGTATGGGCTTCCAGACATACTACAATGGCAGAAACAATTCAGGGTAGTTTACAGGAAATTGGTATGCATGTAGATATTAAGGTTCTTGAAAGTGCAGCGACCACCAGTCTTGAAAATGACGGAGACTTTGATATGCTTTTAAGAACCGGATACTTTGTCTGGGGACCATATCCACGCCATTTCTTTGTACATCAGTCATCCAGTCCATATTCACACTATAATAACTCAGAGTATGATGTACTGGCAAATGCGGCTGATTCTACAGTTGATGAGGACAAGCAACAGGAATTATATTACCAGCTCCAGGAAATGGTGCTAGAGGAAGTACCTGCTTTCTATCTGGTGCACGAAGAGAAGATAGTCGCTGCAAATTCTTATGTGAAAGGATATGAGATAACTTCAGAGGATCCATGGCTTAACCTCAACGGAGTATATGTCGAAAAAGAGCAATGA